One genomic region from Glaciimonas sp. PAMC28666 encodes:
- the purL gene encoding phosphoribosylformylglycinamidine synthase, with the protein MLILPGSNALPAFRSQRLLSQLQLIDANIIGVTGRYDHFVDAVVVLGPDDLARLHALLTYGDPFEGTGGGEEFIVIPRFGTISPWASKATDIARNCGMANIKRIERGIAYQVHLKSGLLGGVKKLSDDGVLAIAALLHDRMTETVLRDAAAASALFRELEAMPLASIDILAGGKAALESANSALGLALSDDEIDYLMAAFTRAERNPTDVELMMFAQANSEHCRHKIFNADWTIDGQTQDKSLFAMIKNTHELHPQGTVVAYSDNSSIIEGATVSRFYPRGAANGNVYEATDELTHILMKVETHNHPTAISPFPGASTGAGGEIRDEGATGRGAKPKAGLTGFTVSNLLLPDASQAWENATDVTLAAKSAEAAAAADTAVYGKPDRIASPLQIMIDGPLGGAAFNNEFGRPILGGYFRTYEQNVAGTVHGYHKPIMIAGGIGSISDKHTFKNALPVGSLLIQLGGPGMRIGMGGSAASSMATGTNTADLDFDSVQRGNPEMERRAQEVINACWSMGDTNPILSIHDVGAGGLSNAFPEITNDAKRGAIFDLRKVPLEESGMAPKEIWSNESQERYVMAIAPESLPLFEYFCQRERCLFAVVGTATEERQLKVIDPQHNNNPVDMPMDVLLGKPPKMHRDVQRLPISLPAVDLTGLDLLEVSQRVLKLPTVADKSFLITIGDRTVGATSVRDQMVGPWQIPVADCAVTSMSFEGYLGEAMSMGERTPLAVINAAASGRMAVGEALTNIAAAPIASISDIKLSANWMAACGQPGQDAALFDTVKAVGMELCPALGISIPVGKDSLSMRTTWKDDAKHKSVTSPVSLIVSAFAPVTDVRRVLTPQLRTDLGNTALIFIDLGRGKNRMGASALTQVMQQIGNETPDVDSADDLKAFFNAIQQLNSEDKLLAYHDRSDGGLFTTLCEMAFAGHTGFSVNLDILTMESGHGADWGDSKNWAGQVSERRNEMTLRALFSEELGAVIQVRAEEKSDVMNVLRTYNLGACSHIIGKPDARDVIEFTRDAKVIYSQSRIALQRLWSETSWRIARLRDNPASADAEYDRILDVLDPGITPKITFDLQHDVAAPFINLGAKPRVAILREQGVNSHIETAYVMHKSGFTAVDVHMSDLIAGRVSLKDFKAFIAVGGFSYGDVLGAGEGWAKTILFNNSLADQFSTFFNRNDTFALGICNGCQMIANLKSIIPGAQAWPKFTRNKSEKFEGRFSMVQIEESPSIFLQGMAGTQTAIAVAHGEGFADFSQTGDINQALVGMRFVDNQGQVSEAYPYNPNGSPQGITAVTTADGRFNAIMPHAERVFRSVQQSWHPDSWGEDSPWMRMFRNARTWVG; encoded by the coding sequence ATGTTGATTTTGCCGGGTTCTAATGCCCTTCCTGCTTTCCGCTCCCAACGTCTTTTATCTCAATTACAACTGATTGATGCCAATATCATCGGCGTTACCGGTCGTTATGATCATTTTGTCGATGCTGTCGTCGTTTTGGGGCCTGACGACCTGGCGCGTTTGCACGCGCTGTTGACCTATGGCGATCCTTTCGAGGGAACCGGCGGCGGCGAAGAATTTATCGTCATTCCCCGATTTGGTACGATTTCGCCATGGGCCAGCAAGGCCACCGACATTGCCCGCAATTGCGGAATGGCGAACATCAAGCGCATCGAACGCGGCATTGCGTATCAGGTGCACCTGAAGTCCGGTCTGCTGGGCGGGGTAAAAAAACTCAGCGACGACGGTGTTCTGGCGATTGCAGCACTGTTGCACGACCGCATGACGGAAACTGTGTTGCGTGACGCCGCAGCGGCCAGCGCATTGTTCCGCGAGTTGGAAGCGATGCCATTGGCCTCTATTGATATTCTGGCAGGCGGCAAGGCGGCGCTTGAAAGCGCGAATAGCGCCCTCGGCCTGGCTTTGTCTGATGATGAAATCGATTATTTGATGGCCGCGTTCACCCGTGCAGAACGCAACCCGACCGATGTCGAATTGATGATGTTTGCGCAGGCCAACAGCGAGCATTGTCGCCATAAGATTTTTAATGCGGACTGGACGATTGATGGTCAGACGCAAGACAAGTCATTGTTTGCGATGATCAAGAATACCCACGAATTGCATCCGCAAGGCACCGTCGTTGCCTATAGCGACAATTCGTCGATCATTGAAGGTGCCACCGTTTCGCGCTTTTATCCACGCGGTGCGGCCAACGGTAATGTGTACGAAGCGACGGATGAGCTAACCCACATCCTGATGAAAGTCGAAACGCATAACCATCCGACGGCCATTTCTCCTTTCCCTGGCGCCTCTACCGGAGCCGGTGGTGAAATCCGCGATGAAGGTGCAACCGGTCGCGGCGCGAAGCCTAAAGCGGGTTTGACTGGTTTCACCGTTTCCAATCTGCTGCTTCCAGACGCCAGTCAGGCGTGGGAAAATGCAACAGATGTGACGCTTGCGGCTAAATCTGCGGAAGCTGCCGCGGCTGCCGACACTGCGGTGTATGGCAAACCGGACCGCATCGCCTCACCGTTGCAGATTATGATCGATGGCCCATTGGGTGGTGCAGCGTTCAACAACGAATTCGGCCGTCCTATATTGGGTGGTTACTTCCGTACTTATGAACAGAACGTCGCTGGAACCGTGCATGGCTATCATAAGCCAATCATGATTGCTGGCGGTATCGGTAGCATCTCGGACAAACACACGTTTAAAAATGCATTGCCGGTCGGCAGTCTGCTGATTCAATTGGGTGGCCCCGGTATGCGTATCGGTATGGGCGGGAGCGCGGCGTCATCAATGGCGACCGGCACCAATACCGCCGATCTGGATTTTGACTCGGTTCAACGTGGCAATCCTGAAATGGAACGGCGCGCGCAAGAGGTGATTAACGCCTGTTGGTCGATGGGCGATACCAATCCTATTTTGTCGATCCATGACGTTGGCGCTGGTGGCTTGTCGAATGCTTTTCCGGAAATCACCAACGACGCCAAGCGCGGCGCGATTTTTGATTTGCGTAAGGTACCGCTCGAAGAGAGCGGCATGGCACCGAAGGAAATCTGGAGTAATGAATCGCAAGAGCGTTATGTGATGGCGATTGCACCGGAAAGTCTGCCGCTGTTTGAATATTTCTGTCAGCGTGAGCGTTGTTTGTTTGCCGTAGTCGGGACCGCGACGGAAGAGCGTCAATTGAAGGTGATTGACCCGCAGCACAATAACAATCCGGTTGATATGCCGATGGATGTGTTGCTCGGAAAACCGCCGAAGATGCACCGCGATGTGCAGCGACTACCGATCAGTTTGCCTGCGGTCGATCTGACCGGCCTGGATTTGCTGGAAGTGTCCCAACGCGTCTTGAAACTGCCAACGGTGGCTGATAAGTCATTCTTGATTACGATCGGCGACCGTACTGTCGGTGCGACCTCGGTGCGGGATCAGATGGTTGGCCCATGGCAAATTCCAGTGGCGGATTGCGCCGTGACCAGCATGAGCTTTGAAGGTTATCTGGGCGAAGCGATGTCCATGGGCGAACGCACGCCACTGGCCGTGATCAATGCCGCTGCGTCGGGCCGCATGGCGGTCGGCGAAGCGTTGACCAACATTGCCGCCGCGCCGATAGCGAGCATTTCAGATATCAAATTGTCGGCCAACTGGATGGCGGCTTGCGGTCAACCCGGTCAGGACGCCGCGCTGTTTGATACGGTCAAAGCCGTTGGTATGGAATTGTGTCCGGCGCTTGGCATCAGTATTCCGGTCGGCAAGGATTCATTGTCCATGCGCACCACGTGGAAGGACGATGCGAAGCATAAGTCGGTCACCTCTCCGGTGTCCTTGATTGTTTCCGCGTTTGCACCGGTCACCGATGTGCGGCGTGTTCTTACGCCGCAGTTACGTACCGACCTCGGTAACACCGCCCTGATCTTTATTGACCTCGGACGCGGCAAAAACCGCATGGGTGCCTCAGCGCTGACGCAGGTAATGCAGCAGATCGGTAACGAAACCCCGGATGTCGATAGCGCCGATGATCTGAAAGCCTTCTTCAACGCCATTCAGCAGCTTAATAGCGAAGATAAGTTGTTGGCTTATCATGATCGATCGGACGGCGGCTTATTTACCACCTTATGTGAAATGGCGTTCGCCGGTCATACCGGCTTTTCAGTCAATCTCGATATCCTGACGATGGAAAGCGGGCACGGCGCTGATTGGGGTGATTCGAAGAACTGGGCGGGTCAAGTATCGGAACGCCGCAATGAAATGACGTTACGCGCCTTGTTTAGTGAAGAGTTGGGTGCTGTGATTCAGGTCCGCGCCGAAGAAAAGTCGGACGTGATGAATGTGTTACGAACGTATAATCTTGGCGCTTGCAGCCATATCATCGGCAAGCCGGATGCCCGCGATGTGATCGAATTTACCCGCGATGCAAAAGTTATCTACAGCCAGTCACGGATTGCGTTGCAGCGTTTATGGAGTGAAACCAGCTGGCGGATTGCCCGTCTGCGTGATAATCCTGCCAGCGCCGACGCTGAGTATGATCGCATTCTGGACGTGCTTGATCCTGGTATCACACCAAAAATCACTTTCGATTTACAGCACGACGTGGCGGCACCGTTCATCAATCTCGGCGCAAAACCACGCGTTGCCATTTTGCGTGAGCAGGGCGTCAATTCGCACATTGAAACCGCTTACGTCATGCACAAGTCTGGCTTTACAGCCGTTGATGTCCACATGAGTGACCTGATTGCAGGGCGCGTTAGTCTTAAGGATTTTAAAGCGTTTATTGCGGTCGGCGGCTTCTCTTACGGCGACGTATTGGGTGCGGGCGAAGGATGGGCGAAGACAATTTTGTTTAATAATTCGTTGGCAGACCAGTTCTCGACGTTCTTCAATCGCAACGATACATTTGCTCTGGGTATTTGCAACGGCTGCCAGATGATTGCCAATCTGAAGAGCATCATTCCCGGCGCGCAAGCGTGGCCTAAATTTACGCGGAATAAATCGGAGAAGTTTGAAGGTCGCTTTTCGATGGTACAAATCGAAGAATCGCCATCGATTTTCTTGCAGGGCATGGCAGGTACGCAAACCGCGATTGCGGTTGCGCATGGCGAGGGCTTTGCAGACTTCTCGCAAACCGGTGATATCAATCAGGCGCTGGTCGGTATGCGTTTTGTGGATAATCAAGGGCAGGTGAGCGAAGCGTATCCGTACAATCCTAACGGCTCACCGCAAGGGATCACCGCGGTCACCACCGCAGACGGCCGCTTTAACGCGATCATGCCACACGCTGAGCGCGTCTTCCGTAGCGTGCAGCAATCGTGGCATCCCGATAGTTGGGGTGAAGATTCTCCATGGATGCGCATGTTCCGTAATGCGCGGACCTGGGTTGGTTAA
- a CDS encoding zinc-binding alcohol dehydrogenase family protein — translation MKAVALTRYLPIDHPESMLDVTLTKPTPQGRDLLVEIKAIAVNPVDTKVRAPKDKVEETPRVLGWDAAGIVQAIGPDVTQFKVGDKVFYAGDITRPGTNSEFQLVDERIVGTMAVSQSFEQAAALPLTAITAWEALFERLKVTTPPHAIPRKSILIIGGAGGVGSIAIQLAAKVAGLTVIATASRPESEKWVRALGAQYVISHYGDLQAQLKEQGFDSVDHVLILNDTDQHFPAAAAIIAPQGMICSIVENAAPLNLSLLKSKSAGFVWEFMFTRSMYQTPDMQEQGNLLNEIARLIDSKILVTTVGEVLTPINAANLRKAHAALETGRTIGKIVLKDF, via the coding sequence ATGAAAGCCGTCGCATTAACTCGCTACCTACCCATCGATCATCCTGAGTCCATGCTGGATGTCACGTTGACGAAGCCGACGCCGCAAGGGCGTGATTTGCTGGTCGAAATCAAAGCGATTGCCGTTAATCCGGTCGATACCAAAGTGCGCGCACCAAAGGATAAGGTTGAAGAAACGCCGCGCGTGTTGGGCTGGGACGCGGCTGGCATAGTGCAAGCGATTGGTCCTGACGTTACCCAGTTTAAGGTCGGCGATAAGGTATTTTATGCTGGCGATATTACGCGGCCCGGCACCAATAGCGAATTTCAATTGGTTGATGAGCGCATCGTCGGGACCATGGCTGTCTCGCAGTCGTTTGAACAAGCCGCAGCGCTGCCGCTGACCGCCATCACCGCATGGGAAGCCTTATTCGAACGTTTGAAAGTCACCACACCGCCGCACGCGATTCCCCGGAAATCGATCCTGATTATCGGCGGAGCAGGTGGAGTCGGTTCGATTGCGATTCAATTGGCTGCCAAAGTAGCTGGTTTAACGGTGATTGCTACTGCATCACGCCCGGAGTCGGAAAAGTGGGTGCGCGCACTGGGCGCGCAATATGTGATTAGCCATTATGGCGATCTGCAGGCGCAGTTGAAGGAACAGGGCTTTGATAGCGTCGATCACGTCCTGATTCTCAATGACACCGATCAGCATTTCCCTGCGGCTGCGGCAATTATCGCTCCTCAAGGGATGATTTGCAGCATCGTTGAAAATGCCGCGCCGTTGAATCTCAGTCTGCTTAAATCGAAAAGCGCTGGCTTCGTGTGGGAATTCATGTTCACCCGTTCGATGTATCAGACCCCGGATATGCAGGAACAGGGCAATCTGCTTAATGAAATTGCGCGATTGATTGATAGCAAAATCCTCGTGACAACGGTTGGTGAGGTACTGACGCCGATCAATGCGGCCAATCTGCGGAAAGCACATGCGGCGTTGGAGACCGGTCGTACAATTGGCAAAATAGTATTGAAAGATTTTTAA
- a CDS encoding LysR family transcriptional regulator yields the protein MYSLGDIQLFILTADLGSLSKAARQLDLVPATASASLKRLELHLNTRLFARSTRSLRLTPEGTLFLEYGRQALTLLNQGEAQLRSDGEIKGHLRLSMPADVGRNVLLPWLNAFQKTYPKVTLALQFSDRIIDLFSAPIDVAFRYGKLDDSTLISQPLAASRRVVVASPTYLAQHGTPTTPKELAEHNCLLFYLERGLFNNWRFHTGKNAIVIKVSGDRMTDDAAIAREWAIAGLGIAYKSWLDVRQDLAEGRLVTLLDHYVGEETPLNMVYPERSSTSPVLRALLLFLREKFHALDIPSERHF from the coding sequence ATGTACTCACTGGGCGACATACAACTTTTTATTCTCACGGCTGATCTGGGTAGCCTTTCCAAGGCGGCGCGCCAGCTCGATCTGGTGCCCGCCACTGCGAGCGCCAGCCTGAAACGGCTTGAGTTACACCTGAACACCCGGTTATTTGCCCGCTCTACCCGCAGTCTCCGGTTGACACCGGAGGGCACGCTATTTTTGGAATATGGCCGACAAGCGTTAACACTACTCAATCAGGGCGAGGCGCAGTTACGTAGCGATGGAGAAATAAAAGGGCATTTGCGGTTATCGATGCCCGCCGACGTGGGAAGAAATGTCCTGCTCCCGTGGCTCAATGCATTTCAAAAAACCTATCCGAAGGTCACCCTGGCCCTTCAGTTTTCAGACCGCATCATTGACTTGTTCAGCGCGCCGATTGACGTGGCTTTTCGGTATGGCAAACTCGATGACTCGACGTTAATTTCACAACCGTTAGCAGCAAGTCGGCGCGTGGTGGTGGCTTCACCCACGTATCTGGCGCAACATGGCACCCCGACGACGCCAAAAGAGCTGGCCGAACATAACTGCTTGTTGTTTTACCTTGAGCGGGGATTGTTTAACAATTGGCGCTTTCATACCGGGAAAAATGCCATCGTAATTAAGGTCAGCGGTGATCGCATGACAGATGATGCGGCAATTGCGCGTGAGTGGGCGATTGCCGGATTAGGAATCGCTTATAAATCATGGCTCGATGTCAGACAAGATCTGGCGGAAGGACGATTGGTAACCCTGTTGGATCATTACGTCGGCGAAGAAACACCGCTCAACATGGTGTATCCGGAACGTAGCAGCACCTCCCCCGTGCTCCGCGCTTTGCTGTTATTTTTACGTGAAAAATTTCATGCGCTCGACATTCCGAGCGAACGCCATTTCTGA
- a CDS encoding DNA ligase → MTVVFTLTSLPAGANDRPPPSLMMANVYHPGITLADFWISEKLDGVRGYWDGSALWTRGGNPIHAPAWFTADWPKIPLDGELWAGRGRFTTVVSTVRQQTPNDEAWRQIRFMVFDLPAQTGTFDTRIPVLKNVIATLAKAWVQTVAQYKIKDQQDLQTWLQDNADQGGEGLMLHRGDARYRGNRSDDLLKLKTHDDTEAMVVDYLAGKGKYLGVMGALLVETPHGLRFKIGTGFSDAERRQPPAIGSWITYRYRGLNPSGIPRFASFMRIRQEMPPRETPQTVAQ, encoded by the coding sequence ATGACCGTGGTCTTTACGTTGACCTCTCTACCAGCCGGGGCAAACGACCGCCCTCCACCATCTCTCATGATGGCGAACGTCTATCATCCTGGAATCACATTAGCGGATTTTTGGATCAGTGAAAAATTGGACGGCGTACGCGGCTATTGGGATGGCAGCGCTTTGTGGACCCGAGGCGGGAATCCGATTCATGCACCGGCCTGGTTCACAGCGGACTGGCCGAAGATCCCGTTAGACGGCGAGTTGTGGGCAGGTCGCGGCAGGTTTACGACAGTAGTATCGACCGTGCGGCAGCAGACCCCCAACGACGAAGCCTGGCGCCAGATTCGCTTTATGGTATTCGATTTACCAGCACAGACCGGGACGTTTGATACCCGTATTCCGGTGCTGAAAAATGTCATCGCCACGCTCGCAAAAGCATGGGTGCAAACGGTTGCGCAATACAAGATCAAGGATCAACAAGACTTACAGACATGGCTTCAGGACAACGCCGATCAAGGCGGTGAAGGTTTAATGCTACATCGCGGTGATGCACGCTATCGCGGCAACCGCAGCGACGATCTGCTCAAACTCAAAACACATGACGACACGGAAGCCATGGTGGTCGACTATCTTGCTGGAAAAGGAAAATATCTTGGCGTGATGGGCGCGTTGCTAGTGGAAACCCCGCATGGATTGCGTTTCAAGATCGGAACCGGTTTCAGTGATGCGGAACGGCGGCAACCACCCGCCATTGGCAGCTGGATAACCTATCGCTATCGCGGATTAAACCCGAGTGGCATACCGCGATTTGCGAGTTTTATGCGCATACGGCAGGAGATGCCGCCACGCGAGACGCCGCAAACGGTTGCGCAGTGA
- a CDS encoding LacI family DNA-binding transcriptional regulator, protein MSTDDSAFSYSDHPVSISAVAVHAGVSVATVSRVMNAQSGVRPQTRDKVMAAVETLGYRMNHLARNLRTAESRLLLTMVPDVGNPFYAEIVRGINAVARQHGYFVLLCDTGAEEEQERSYFDLLRTHRADGAICLDPDTIQHALANESVRLPWVACCEFDPTVAVPYVSIDNHRAAGDAIRHLLERGHRRIGLINSDPRYLYARQRQAGYVDTLQAAGLTADPAWCKTVQSLDYAAGTTATLELMAQPNAPTAIFAVSDTLAIGVLSALRQLGKRVPEDVAVIGFDDIAIAAQINPGLTTIAQPMRALGETAAHLLLQRLTSPTVPVSGVLLEHHLVSRGST, encoded by the coding sequence ATGAGCACTGACGATTCTGCATTCTCCTATTCCGATCATCCGGTCTCCATTTCGGCCGTGGCTGTCCACGCAGGCGTTTCAGTCGCCACCGTTTCCCGCGTCATGAACGCGCAAAGCGGCGTACGCCCGCAAACCCGTGACAAGGTAATGGCCGCGGTCGAGACGTTAGGCTATCGGATGAATCATCTGGCGCGCAATTTACGCACTGCCGAGAGCCGCCTGTTGCTGACCATGGTGCCGGACGTCGGGAATCCTTTTTACGCCGAGATTGTGCGCGGCATCAATGCCGTTGCACGTCAGCACGGCTACTTTGTCCTGCTATGTGACACCGGAGCAGAAGAGGAGCAGGAACGCTCGTATTTCGACCTGCTACGTACTCATCGCGCCGATGGCGCAATCTGCCTGGATCCCGATACCATTCAACACGCCCTGGCCAATGAATCAGTGCGCTTGCCCTGGGTCGCCTGTTGCGAGTTTGATCCCACCGTGGCGGTGCCGTATGTCAGCATCGATAACCATCGCGCTGCGGGAGACGCGATTCGCCATTTGCTGGAACGTGGACATCGGCGTATCGGTTTGATCAACTCCGATCCGCGCTATCTTTACGCACGACAACGTCAGGCTGGCTATGTCGATACCCTGCAAGCTGCCGGACTGACGGCAGATCCCGCATGGTGCAAAACCGTGCAGAGTCTGGATTACGCAGCAGGCACCACCGCCACGTTAGAGTTGATGGCGCAACCCAACGCGCCGACGGCGATTTTTGCGGTTTCCGATACGCTCGCTATTGGTGTATTGAGCGCCCTGCGCCAACTTGGCAAACGCGTACCCGAGGATGTCGCCGTCATCGGCTTTGATGACATCGCAATTGCAGCCCAGATTAACCCAGGTTTGACGACGATTGCCCAACCTATGCGTGCGCTCGGCGAAACCGCCGCCCACCTACTGTTGCAACGCCTGACTAGCCCGACCGTACCTGTATCCGGCGTCTTGCTTGAGCATCATCTGGTCTCGCGGGGAAGTACTTAA
- a CDS encoding sugar ABC transporter ATP-binding protein, with translation MSVTVSFNNICKDFGPVRVLNGVSFDLSAGRVYGLLGENGAGKSTLMKILAGYETATEGQLVVDGQPQRFTSSRAAEASGIVLIHQEFNLAEHLTVAQNIFLGHEKQKGWLLDDTAMREDAAVYLRQVGLNISPDTKVRQLIVAEKQLVEIAKALARKARFLIMDEPTATLTSSETQRLFALMAQLNADGVTILYISHKLDEVERITDEVIVMRDGRFITREPTASLTRQQMANLMVGRDLSDMFPTKSRAANDAPVLLRVDGLCVPGWSTNLSFEVRAGEILGFAGLVGAGRTESFEGLLGLRPRSAGKITLSGKTVNLRNPRQAMQHGVTYLSEDRKGKGLHVNLGLRENLTMMTVERYAHPWLDLIAEKKALHHAANVFNIRTGDLDSKARMLSGGNQQKLALAKILHPDPKVIILDEPTRGVDVGAKRDIYFLIHKLAAEGRAVIVISSELIELIGLCHRVAVMRSGTLQTTLDSEHLTEEELIAHATGTH, from the coding sequence ATGAGCGTCACCGTCAGCTTCAACAATATCTGTAAGGATTTCGGCCCTGTCCGGGTGCTGAACGGGGTGAGCTTCGACTTGTCCGCTGGTCGGGTCTATGGGTTACTGGGAGAAAATGGCGCTGGCAAATCAACCTTGATGAAAATCCTGGCGGGCTACGAGACCGCCACCGAAGGCCAGCTGGTGGTCGATGGCCAACCGCAACGGTTTACCAGTTCACGCGCAGCAGAAGCCAGCGGCATCGTATTGATTCATCAGGAATTTAATCTGGCTGAGCATTTAACAGTCGCGCAAAATATCTTTTTGGGACACGAAAAGCAGAAGGGTTGGCTGCTTGACGATACCGCGATGCGCGAAGACGCTGCAGTATATCTCAGGCAAGTTGGCCTTAACATCAGTCCAGATACCAAGGTGCGCCAGCTAATCGTGGCAGAAAAACAGTTGGTTGAAATCGCCAAGGCGTTAGCGCGTAAGGCGCGTTTCTTAATCATGGACGAGCCCACCGCCACGCTAACCTCATCAGAAACACAACGACTTTTTGCACTGATGGCGCAATTGAACGCAGATGGCGTCACGATTTTATACATATCGCACAAACTCGACGAAGTTGAACGTATCACCGATGAAGTGATCGTCATGCGCGATGGACGCTTTATCACGCGGGAGCCTACCGCATCCCTGACCCGGCAACAGATGGCCAATTTGATGGTAGGACGCGATCTGTCGGATATGTTTCCGACCAAATCACGCGCCGCCAATGACGCACCGGTTTTGTTGAGAGTCGATGGTTTATGCGTTCCCGGTTGGTCTACCAATCTGTCATTCGAAGTCCGCGCCGGGGAAATTCTCGGTTTTGCAGGACTGGTGGGTGCTGGTCGTACGGAATCATTCGAAGGGTTACTTGGGCTGCGCCCGCGCAGCGCCGGAAAAATCACTTTGAGCGGCAAAACGGTTAATCTGCGAAATCCCCGTCAGGCCATGCAACATGGCGTCACCTATCTCAGCGAAGACCGCAAGGGTAAAGGATTACACGTTAATCTGGGACTACGCGAGAACCTGACCATGATGACCGTAGAGCGCTATGCGCATCCGTGGCTTGATCTTATCGCAGAGAAAAAAGCTCTCCACCACGCAGCAAACGTTTTCAATATCAGAACCGGCGACCTCGACAGCAAAGCCCGCATGCTTTCTGGAGGTAACCAGCAAAAACTGGCACTGGCGAAAATTTTGCACCCTGATCCAAAGGTGATCATTCTGGACGAACCAACCCGCGGCGTTGATGTGGGTGCCAAGCGCGACATCTATTTTCTGATTCACAAGTTAGCAGCAGAAGGCCGCGCGGTCATTGTGATTTCGTCTGAGCTGATAGAA